The stretch of DNA GCGCAAGAAGAGGCGGAGaatgaggaggaagaggaatcGGAGGTGTTTTACTCGCCGAGAGGTTCGTCGTTAGGAGGGCAAGAGAGCTCCGGTGGAACCGGGTCGGGTTCCCGGCGAGCGTTGTCTGCAATCGCCGGGGATAGTTTCGACGAATTGAGCTCGTGTTCGGTTTCTTCCTCGAATTCTGGGTCGCCGGAGCGGTGTCACTCAATCAGCATCTCCTCGCCGGCACATCTTTCGCCGTCGTCGTCGCCGCCACCACAGCAACAGAAACAAATCGTGACATCGGTTTTGTCACCTACATTATCACCAATGCACAACCAACACATTAATTCTTCatgttcttcttattcttcttcttcgcttTGTTCTTCAGCATGTGCAACACCAGAGAGAGGttttgttgaagaagaagaagaagatactCATGGTAATGCTGTTACTGAATCTCCTTTACTTTCGCCACTTTCATTGCCACCTAATAGAGCTCTGGAGGAGAAAACCCTAATTGCAAATTTGGACTCATCTTCTTCATCACCACAAAAGAGGGTCTCGGAAACATACGAAGCTGCATCACCAAGGAATTCTAATGTCTCCAATGGAAGTAGAAACTCTTCCTCATCATCAGCATCAGCAAGGGTTTCTAATGGTTCCAATGGAAGTAGAAAATCTTTGTCACGATCAGCATCGTTAGATAGGGTTTTGAAGACTAGTGAAGTTGCATCATTGGCCTCGTCTAGGATTTCTAGTTCTTCCAATGCAAGCAGAAAATctaaatcatcatcatcacaagAGAGGATCTCGGAGACAAATGAAGTTGAAACTGCAACTGCAATTGCATCTGCATTACCATTGACATCACCTCCAAGGCTATCTAATGTTTCTTCCAATGGAAGTGCAAAGTTTATGGCATCATCACCATTGTCTTCGGCTTTCTCTCTGCCTTCTTCTCCGGAGAAGGCAAGGAGTCATAACGGTTTTGATCAGTCTCCGAGAATGTCCAGTGTCTCAGACCAGTTTAGGCAACCCGGTTTGTCTTCAGTGCCATTGTCACCATCTCTGCTTTCATCACCAGAGACAGAAAGAGGGTTTAATTTCAGTAGCAGTTTCAATTCAACTGAATCAGCATCAGTTGCTAATAGTGCTTCACAGAGGAAGCATTGGGAGATACCTGCATTGTCAGTAACAACAAAAAATCCATTTGGTCGATCAGGATCCATTGGTAGTGTTTTGGATCAAATTGTAGCTGTTCCGGTTACTCATCCACCACCTGTGCCTCCTCCGAGGAAACAATGGGCGATACCCGGTATCACAACACCACTTGCTCCGCCTCCTCCGCCACCTCCTCCTCCACCTGCAGCTACACTGCAGCAGCGGCAGCGGAAGCAGTGGGAGGTGCCATCTCCCACAACACCTGTTGGTCAATCTGTATCGAGGCCACCAGAGTTGAGACCTCCTTCCAGGCCTTTTGTGTTGCAGAACACAACATTGGTTTCCCCTATTGATCTGACCCCAAGTTCTCAGGGTTCGGCTGAAGCTGAAGAGGCTGCGAAGCCAAAGTTGAAACCCTTGCACTGGGACAAAGTAAGGTCAAGCTCTGATCGTGAAATGGTGTGGGATCAGTTGAAGTCAAGCTCTTTCAAGTGAGATCTTTGGTTCTGTCATGTTTATAAAACTTGTTGATATCTCTGCATTTTTTTTGTGGCTTATGAATGGCACTTGGTTGTGAACAATTCATATCGATTAGGTGCAATTAGCTTATTGAATTATGTCAACTGAATTGGGTTTGTTGCAGATTGAATGAGGAAATGATTGAAACATTGTTTGTAGCAAACATGCCAAACTTGAAACCAATGGATTCTACTTCATGCACAGTTCTTCCCCATTCAAGCCAGGAGGAGAAAGTACTTGATCCTAAAAAGTCCCAAAACATTGCAATCTTGCTGAGAGCACTTAATGTCACTATAGAAGAAGTGTGTGAAGCACTTTTAGAAGGTATTTTTATCATTcctgttgatgtacttttcttttGCAATGGAATGAACTTACACACGATTTATGAGAGCTAGGAAAGTTATTCCTCCGATGTATGGTTATAAGTAAATATGTGAAATGATAAATATTCATCATTATTAAGTATTATACAACTTGATGCTAGTATACAACTTTGTTCAGTTGACCTTCTGCTATGTTTTACCATAATTTCTTTGGACATATTCCTTCTTTCCTATACTTACTGAAGTCAGAGATTTGTACAGTATTGTCTAAGATATCAATTTGATTTAGGGAAAACAGAAGATCTTAACTCTAGTTATATCCAATTTCCATGTCAACTTATGTTATATGAACATTTTCCTTCAAGTGAGTCTTAAAGTTTTATTCCAACTTCCCAATTTGAGGAAGATGTTAGCATGTATTTAGTTAAACTGAAATCGGATGAAAAAGTTAGAGCTTGACACTTCTTTTAAACTTAATAGTTGAATCGTATCTTTGTGCCTTACAATTAAGTCAATTTACCTTTCTACAGGTAGTGCTGATACACTTGGAGCAGAACTACTTGAAAGCTTGTTAAAAATGGCTCCGAGTAAGGAAGAAGAGCGTAAATTGAAGGAATACAATGATGACTCACCAACCAAGCTTGGTCCAGCTGAGAAATTCTTGAAGGCATTGCTTGATGTACCTTTTGCATTTAAAAGGGTGGAAGCAATGCTTTACATAGTCAATTTTGACTCTGAAGTCGAGTATCTTAGGAAATCCTTTCAAGCTCTAGAGGTATTGTgttattttctcattttattCATCTCTACTTTTAGCGATATTTTTGATGGTGTCAAGGTAAATTATAGATGTTCAATgagattttgtttttgaaattctGTTCgtgaatttgaaattaaatatttgattGAAACTCATAGGAAGTTTTTTTATTGTGCTGCTTCTGTAGGCTGCCTGTGAAGAGCTGCGAACTAGTAGAATGTTCTTGAAGCTTCTCGAGGCTGTGCTTAAAACTGGGAACCGCATGAATGTGGGGACAGACCGTGGTGATGCGCAGGCCTTTAAACTTGACACACTTCTCAAGCTGGCCGATGTCAAAGGTGCAGATGGAAAAACGACGCTACTGCACTTTGTCGTCCAAGAGATCATAAGAACTGAAGGTGCTCGTCTCTCCAGTGCTAACCAACCCCCAAACTCTTCCTTGGCTGAAGATGTTGCGTTCCGGAGGCTTGGCCTGCAAGTAGTATCTAGTCTGAGTTCAGAGCTAGCAAGTGTCAAGAAGGCTGCTACCATGGATTCTGAGGTTCTCAGCAATGATGCCGCCAAGCTCTCCAAAGGGATTGCAAACATTGCAGAGGTTGTACAATTGAACGAAAAAGCTGGGTCAAATGAGAAGTTTACAGAATCAATGAACAAGTTCATTAGAATGGCTGAGGAAGAAATTCTGAAGATTCAAGCCCAAGAAAGTGTTGCTATGACCCTTGTGAAGGAAATCACAGAGTATTTTCATGGTGACTTGGCAAAGGAAGAAGCTCATCCattcagaatcttcatggttgTAAGAGACTTTCTTGCAGTTCTTGACCGTGTATGCAGAGAAGTTGGTATGATAAATGAGAGAACCATGGTTAGTTCAGCACATAGATTCCCTGTACCAGTTAACCCAATGCTTCCACAACCAGTTAGCCCAATGCTTTCACAACCCCTTCCTGGATTGCATGGAAGGAGACAGAATAGTGACTCTTCAGATGATGATACTCCATCATCTTAGTTAATGTGAGTTCTTGGGCTTTGTATGCTCTTGCCCAAAATGTTGCAATTTTTTTCTAGTTAAAATTGTAAAAAGATCACTGTACAAGATTTGAGGGTTTTCCTTTATTGGGGTGAACACCCCCTATATGGATAGGATATGTATGATGACTGATAAGGTTGTTGTAAGCATGTACATAGCTTTTAGGTAAGTTATAACACTTTGCAACTGAAATTACCGTAggattttatcttttaataactATACACTGCCGGAAAGTTCATCTGAATTACAACACACTAAAATACATATAGTAATATTTACTTAATTTACTATTTGCTGCTAGCACAACTCATAAGTTCAAACGCTGCTTCACAAGCTTTCATATTACAGCTACCATGCATGATGCATGTGAAGACACCAAACCTGGGAAATGGATAATGTGTAAGTTAGATACCTTCAGATTCAACTTCATCTAAGCACCAATTGTTCTCTACCTAGCCCAATGATGCTGGAACCTCAAGGCAAAGTACCACCCTCAAAGATTGAAGGGcatgattattatatataagaGCTAATAATTGAACTTCAGCAGGTTACATTTAGGGGAATATATTTCTTAGTATATGCATGCATTGCCCTCTACCAGCTACTTGCTGTTTCTCTTCTTATGTTCTGAAGTACTCATTCAAGTTGTCAGCATCTATGCGCTCTAATATTCGGCGAGCTTCTTCCTCTGTTGCTGGCACCACATTTCTAAGTTTAAATCCGTTTTTCTTTGCCTTTGCTTCAGGGCGTACTGTGAAAGTGAAATGGAAAGTGTTTGATACCTGCATTTACACAATGACGAACACAGAAGGTTTTAACAATCTGATAACTTGGAAGTGGCAAGAACGAAAGAGCATCTGAGCAATGATTATTGATTGTACTATGTGCAGGATAGTGATGAAACTAACCTCACTAGATCGCAGCTCTGGTCTTGTGACATGAGCTACAACTTCGACATTGATAAGCGGCTGATCCGGATCATGAAGTTCGGTGTAGAGAACACACGACTTGAGACGCAAGAAATCCCCTACGTCAACCTGTGCaacattttcttaggaaatcaACATGGTCAACTTCAAGAAAGCAAGGAACTAATCCAGCAAAGGCATACGCTGTTGAGAAAGCCAACTCAAATGCACGATGCATCAAGAAACCTCCGAATATTCGACCATGGATGTTCCTTTGCTGTGGCTGGCATATTAGAGCATTCTCAAGGCTGGTATCCCTCAGAAGAATGCTGTCTCGATCAGCTAAGGCTGGCATGTCACAGAAAATTCTTCCCTCAGCCAGCAAGGCCTGAAGTCTATTTGCTTCCCCATTCTCAAAGTCCCTTTTCTCCCCtcctcttttcctcttcttcagatTATTTCTTGCTTCAGCTTGCTCATAAAGAAGTTTTTCGTGTTCTGTTTCAGGCGAGAGACGATTAACCGGAGCAGCCTTCCCGGTTATTGAGTCTCGAGCAACAAATATGAAGTTGGCTGTCAGTGCTACTGAGTCTGAGGCACTGCCATCTACACATATTTTGATAGTGCATAAGTTGACTGTGATTTAGGGCGTGTTTGTTTCAACTtctaaaataagttattttaccAACCAAAACCTTCTATATAATTGAAAAAGCTGaaaactattttttcttttgagaaATTACAATTTTCAGCTTCTACAAAAAGGTTGGAAACtgatttctttttaaattttatcctaTATGTGAAAACTGGTTTATTTAATAACAAAGTTATTTTGTGGAAAAAGGCAAAACAAACACACccttaatatgaaaaagaaaacaatgagaataaagggaaaaagtgaaaataaaaaaaaatgaaaatgtgaTTACTCTCCACTATAAAGATTTGTAGGACACCACCAGAAATTATTGTTGTTTGCAAGAGAATCACATTTGTTTTTTAAGGTTTATGCAAATCATGAAGGCTGTCATGAGAAGCAACAGGAGATTGAGAAGCTAAGTTTAATTTGGACACCTCAGTTACTCAAATTGTCAAGGATTAATCTGTGATCCCTACAATTAAAGATGTACCTTCTTTGCATTGAGTAACCTCTAGTTGAATCTCTATTGAGGACCTCCCAACCCATATAACAGAACCAACTATTTTAAGATCATTGTCAACACTAATTGGCCTCTTTAACACAATCTTGTCAACAGATGCAGTGACAACTATAAGTGGCCTTGTTGTGCTAGCTTCATCAGAACAGTGCTATTCCACAAACAAATAGAACTCATTAAAATTGACAGTGAATACAATTTAActaaaataacagaagagtgctaGTGTACCACACCAAGCTCATTGCAAGAAAACCGAAAAATATTCAGTACTTTTCCCATTgttaaatttattgaatttaagaATCAAACTACATTTGACCTACTACACAacaaatcactaaccacaaaaatgaaaataatcaaAGTACAACCAAAATTCCAAGTCCAAGAACATCATCGTATCCATCCTCAATTGATCAAATAATCTTATTACAAGGACAACCCAGATTATCATTCCGAAAACACTAAAAGAATTGCTGAGTAATCGTAATAAAAAGTTCTAAGAAATCATGGTAGTCACTAGACAAAATGAAGTGGTATGATGTACTTATTCATGGAATAAGCAAAACTTATGAGATTATGTCGATGCATTCTGAAAATTAAATTGTGGCAAAGTTTCAATCTTTCTAGGTAGCGAAAATGGTTATCATCAAAGTAGAACTTAGTTTGATTTTCAGCCCCTCACCACATACCCTCTAAACTTCACCTTACAACCACATTACAACCCAAAATTACATTGCTTCTCCAATTTAACCGAATTTCTGGTTCTGAATTCTCTCTAATACTTGAAATTCCTAGTAAAAAGTATGTTCCAATTGAAGCAACACCCACATaacaaatccctaaaaaaccttcaaaaatcaaaactttcTTATTGAAATGTGATCATAATTCAGAATTCACACCTTGACAGAAATGGTTCCAGCTAAGGCATCAAGATCCTCTAACAACTTTCCAATCCTGACCTCATTCCAAGGGTCCCTATACTGCTCTCTGAGGACGAAATCGGAGGAGAAATTGTAGATGATGCTGGTCCTGCTCTGCGACGGTTTCTTAGTGAGCAACGCGCCCTGCGGTGGCGCGTCCCTAGGTGGGTCGAGAAGCCTCTCGAAGATCTTGGTCCTTGCTTCCCAGAGTGCGGTGGTGACCGGAGAATGGTACATACCGGGCCATAATGCGATGGGTTTGCGGTCGGCGGCGGTGGAGGGAGGAGTGGTGTTGTTGTCAAAAGGGGCGGTGGTGAAAACAGGGATTGTTCCATTAACGGGGATTGTGATGTAGGTGTTGGTGTTATTGGAAGAAGGAGAATTGTTCAAGTCCATTGTGTTCTcgagtttcttcttcttttttttgttcacAACTCTATATATACTCCTTTTACTTTGACTTTGACTTTTCACTTATTCTTTATGTTGGTTTACCTAATCAGCCAACGGTGTTGGCAGTAACGGTTTCATTGCGGTGTGAATACAATATTGAGGTtaataattgttaaataatttgattaaattattatttaataatttttaattattNNNNNNNNNNNNNNNNNNNNNNNNNNNNNNNNNNNNNNNNNNNNNNNNNNNNNNNNNNNNNNNNNNNNNNNNNNNNNNNNNNNNNNNNNNNNNNNNNNNNNNNNNNNNNNNNNNNNNNNNNNNNNNNNNNNNNNNNNNNNNNNNNNNNNNNNNNNNNNNNNNNNNNNNNNNNNNNNNNNNNNNNNNNNNNNNNNNNNNNNNNNNNNNNNNNNNNNNNNNNNNNNNNNNNNNNNNNNNNNNNNNNNNNNNNNNNNNNNNNNNNNNNNNNNNNNNNNNNNNNNNNNNNNNNNNNNNNNNNNNNNNNNNNNNNNNNNNNNNNNNNNNNNNNNNNNNNNNNNNNNNNNNNNNNNNNNNNNNNNNNNNNNNNNNNNNNNNNNNNNNNNNNNNNNNNNNNNNNNNNNNNNNNNNNNNNNNNNNNNNNNNNNNNNNNNNNNNNNNNNNNNNNNNNNNNNNNNNNNNNNNNNNNNNNNNNNNNNNNNNNNNNNNNNNNNNNNNNNNNNNNNNNNNNNNNNNNNNNNNNNNNNNNNNNNNNNNNNNNNNNNNNNNNNNNNNNNNNNNNNNNNNNNNNNNNNNNNNNNNNNNNNNNNNNNNNNNNNNNNNNNNNNNNNNNNNNNNNNNNNNNNNNNNNNNNNNNNNNNNNNNNNNNNNNNNNNNNNNNNNNNNNNNNNNNNNNNNNNNNNNNNNNNNNATCTAATCATATAACGATACATCAATAAAAAGAATTTCTTTTTACATTAATTACGTGAATGGTTATccaaaaaattagatataattgtatgattatataaaatattttaaactattataatattaaaattaagctCAATTATATATGCCTTAAAAAATATGACTTAaaaaatctattatatattactaattttacaactaaaatGTGTCATATATCACTCTTTTattgcaattaaaattaaatttttcactccaaaattaaagagttttttcctttttcctcttcCTTTGTCTATCTCTCGTTCTTTTACCTACTATATCccttttatatatcattatcaataactaattataaatttgacgATCAAATGTGTGGCATAACATTctctaattatattataattataatttgttcGGTTGCTCGTTGGAAAGGTGAATCGGATGGAAGATGGGTTGTGAGCAACGGGTTGAAAGGAGGGGAATCTAGACTTAGGTGCAAGCTCCACGAGAGGAAGTGTTATCCTGATTATCGGCAGATCGGCGGGTAGGGGCCACCTGCAAGGACACTCCGATGCTAAAGTAAGTGTTCGTACAGTGCGGCAGCTAATTAAGGCAAGAGTGATGTACCTCTGAGGAGGGGTAGTCCCTTCCTATTTATACTCTGTACTCGGGTGGGCCTTTTCTCTTGAACCTGTCTGCATTGAAGGTTCTGTCAACTATCCAGGTCTTCTCAGTCGGGTATGAGGTGATACGCGGGGTCATCTTTACATGCAATCAAATACTCGTTGGATCGATGGTCCGTAAGTAGATCCTGACCCTTATTGGACCGGGTTGAAACacaattaaaatattgaaattgaaatataactataatatatattatatattattaattaatttaataacaaaaatatgtcACATGACATTCTcttattaaaaatgaaaagaaatattttcttccaaaatttataattttcttcCTGCATTCTCTTATCTACtactctctctttttctatttctctttattCTTCTCCCTCTATatataatgtatattttatattttatattttatattagtaattagacaaattaaaatatgtcaCCAGATATTTttcattacaattaaaataaaattttttcttccaaaattaacaaattttctccttcattcttcttctttatctttttctcttttttctctcattctctatttttttctacctttctattctaaaaaaaataaaattaacaaaataatataattcaaataaaaattattattattattattatagtttttatttagttttaattttttttaccacttatctttctaatctatattttcatttttcttccttcaaatatttattacatataatttggagaaaatactaatattgtgattaaaagttagaatcaaaatttaattgtataaaaaaattaattttgaattaattttataactaacaatataaatatc from Arachis duranensis cultivar V14167 chromosome 4, aradu.V14167.gnm2.J7QH, whole genome shotgun sequence encodes:
- the LOC107486086 gene encoding formin-like protein 1, translating into MQNLLFLMLFFFFFCNASSNNRSRRILHEPFVPLEAHPPTEPPKPPPSSNTTATQKQNPKHPSSTATATASTTTTTTTTTTTTTTPNDSPFFPNYPSQPPPPPQSFTGFASFPANISSLILPHSPTPTHSNSKLLPVALSAVACAVVAAAVSAFFYLRRRRRNRGPGENKDVSPDDGRRRETAAKHRQSPTAAGSEFLYLGTVVNSRRIEGGGSGGGDVRDNRGSVSRKLESPELRPLPPLVRQISAPPVVTAAQEEAENEEEEESEVFYSPRGSSLGGQESSGGTGSGSRRALSAIAGDSFDELSSCSVSSSNSGSPERCHSISISSPAHLSPSSSPPPQQQKQIVTSVLSPTLSPMHNQHINSSCSSYSSSSLCSSACATPERGFVEEEEEDTHGNAVTESPLLSPLSLPPNRALEEKTLIANLDSSSSSPQKRVSETYEAASPRNSNVSNGSRNSSSSSASARVSNGSNGSRKSLSRSASLDRVLKTSEVASLASSRISSSSNASRKSKSSSSQERISETNEVETATAIASALPLTSPPRLSNVSSNGSAKFMASSPLSSAFSLPSSPEKARSHNGFDQSPRMSSVSDQFRQPGLSSVPLSPSLLSSPETERGFNFSSSFNSTESASVANSASQRKHWEIPALSVTTKNPFGRSGSIGSVLDQIVAVPVTHPPPVPPPRKQWAIPGITTPLAPPPPPPPPPPAATLQQRQRKQWEVPSPTTPVGQSVSRPPELRPPSRPFVLQNTTLVSPIDLTPSSQGSAEAEEAAKPKLKPLHWDKVRSSSDREMVWDQLKSSSFKLNEEMIETLFVANMPNLKPMDSTSCTVLPHSSQEEKVLDPKKSQNIAILLRALNVTIEEVCEALLEGSADTLGAELLESLLKMAPSKEEERKLKEYNDDSPTKLGPAEKFLKALLDVPFAFKRVEAMLYIVNFDSEVEYLRKSFQALEAACEELRTSRMFLKLLEAVLKTGNRMNVGTDRGDAQAFKLDTLLKLADVKGADGKTTLLHFVVQEIIRTEGARLSSANQPPNSSLAEDVAFRRLGLQVVSSLSSELASVKKAATMDSEVLSNDAAKLSKGIANIAEVVQLNEKAGSNEKFTESMNKFIRMAEEEILKIQAQESVAMTLVKEITEYFHGDLAKEEAHPFRIFMVVRDFLAVLDRVCREVGMINERTMVSSAHRFPVPVNPMLPQPVSPMLSQPLPGLHGRRQNSDSSDDDTPSS
- the LOC107486087 gene encoding LOW QUALITY PROTEIN: acyl-coenzyme A thioesterase 2, chloroplastic (The sequence of the model RefSeq protein was modified relative to this genomic sequence to represent the inferred CDS: deleted 1 base in 1 codon), translating into MDLNNSPSSNNTNTYITIPVNGTIPVFTTAPFDNNTTPPSTAADRKPIALWPGMYHSPVTTALWEARTKIFERLLDPPRDAPPQGALLTKKPSQSRTSIIYNFSSDFVLREQYRDPWNEVRIGKLLEDLDALAGTISVKHCSDEASTTRPLIVVTASVDKIVLKRPISVDNDLKIVGSVIWVGRSSIEIQLEVTQCKEDGSASDSVALTANFIFVARDSITGKAAPVNRLSPETEHEKLLYEQAEARNNLKKRKRGGEKRDFENGEANRLQALLAEGRIFCDMPALADRDSILLRDTSLENALICQPQQRNIHGRIFGGFLMHRAFELAFSTAYAFAGLVPCFLEVDHVDFLRKCCQVDVGDFLRLKSCVLYTELHDPDQPLINVEVVAHVTRPELRSSEVSNTFHFTFTVRPEAKAKKNGFKLRNVVPATEEEARRILERIDADNLNEYFRT